The following are encoded in a window of Phaseolus vulgaris cultivar G19833 chromosome 3, P. vulgaris v2.0, whole genome shotgun sequence genomic DNA:
- the LOC137805545 gene encoding uncharacterized protein translates to METTETVDVHINKVLALTNQMKTNGETQSEQAKVEKILRSLTPRFEHVIAAIKEANDISKMTVSKGRGGHNHGGIEQNNTGFNHNPSSNNSWHGERDRGGQGGIYNKSNIECHNCHKCEHYANECISKGDNHVTNCAQENSNHEQDEEDHAVPMAVTSNETPNNRTWYLDTGCTNHMCDSEPVRLADAIQHPKWQEAMNEELMAMEKNNIMTQIGFNLDVPIKIYVDNVSVINLAKNQVFHQRINVFIKLRDLLGQEGYSKSELRENVGY, encoded by the exons ATGGAAACCACAGAGACTGTTGATGTccatataaataaagttcttgccttaacaaatcagatgaagaccaatggtgaaacacaaTCGGAGCAGGCAAaagtggagaagattttgagatctttaactcccagatttgaacatgttaTTGCCGCAATTAaagaggccaatgacatttcaaaaatgacagtaag TAAAGGTCGTGGTGGCCATAATCATGGAGGCATTGAGCAAAACAACACTGGTTTCAATCACaatccaagttcaaataactctTGGCACGGGGAACGTGATCGCGGAGGACAAGGaggcatttataataaatcaaatattgAGTGTCATAATTGCCATAAATGCGAacattatgcaaatgagtgcatatcaaaaggtgataatcatgttaccaattgtgctcaagaaaatagtaatcacgaacaagatgaagaggatcatgcaGTACCAATGGCAGtcacatcaaatgaaactccaaacaatcggacttggtatttggatacaggttgcacaaatcatatgtgtg attCAGAACCCGTGAGACTTGCAGAtgccattcaacaccccaaatggcaagaggctatgaatgaagaattgatggcgatggagaaaaataatatcatgactcaaattggttttaatctagATGTTCCAATTAAGATTTATGTCGACAATGTCTCTGTaattaatcttgcaaagaatCAAGTTTTTCATCAAAGAATCAATGTTTTCATCAAGTTAAGAGATCTGTTGGGGCAGGAAGGTTattccaaatcagaattaagggagaatgttggttattaa